The Akkermansia muciniphila genome contains a region encoding:
- the cls gene encoding cardiolipin synthase — protein sequence MIIPEEPYLGFAALCHIAGAFCLIPALLHTRTPQGTIAWLISLLAFPYIAVPFYLILGRRRFSGYVETRRKQTDPESTWGELTDKITNCMAPYAVHASDTAGKIMHTLSNIVRLPVCRGNSCRLLIDADHAFPRIYDAILKAEHYILIEFFIIKNDSVGQNLKDLLIERARDGIRIYVLYDEIGSHKLPPGYISALRRAGVNIEPFNGKRHFLSNILRLNFRNHRKLVVVDGTTAFIGGMNIGREYLGKGALGYWRDTFVQLEGPSVQQTQISFLEDWNWAMLKCGPSSLPRLCWEITPQREDETVLILPSGPADVIPAWKTAIIALANRARERLWISTPYFVPDEGVMAALQAAALRNVDVRILRPERADHILVKLSSFTFLRDLDTYGIQVWAYQKGFLHQKVILMDDDIATVGTANLDNRSLALNFEITAVLHSPSACAEVKAMLEKDFSSSKRESLEDYNNKSLGFKMLCNLARLMAPVQ from the coding sequence ATGATCATCCCTGAAGAGCCATATTTGGGATTTGCCGCCCTCTGCCACATTGCAGGCGCCTTCTGCCTCATTCCGGCCCTGCTCCACACGCGCACGCCGCAGGGAACCATCGCGTGGCTCATCTCCCTGCTGGCCTTTCCGTACATAGCGGTTCCCTTTTACCTGATCCTGGGGCGCCGGAGGTTCAGCGGGTATGTGGAAACGCGGCGGAAACAGACGGACCCCGAATCCACATGGGGGGAACTGACGGACAAAATCACGAACTGCATGGCTCCGTATGCCGTCCATGCTTCCGATACGGCCGGAAAGATCATGCACACGCTTTCCAACATCGTGCGCCTGCCCGTCTGCCGCGGCAATTCCTGCCGCCTGCTTATTGACGCGGACCACGCCTTCCCGCGCATTTACGACGCTATTCTAAAGGCGGAGCATTACATTCTGATTGAATTCTTCATCATCAAGAATGATTCCGTAGGGCAGAACCTGAAAGACCTGCTGATTGAACGCGCCAGGGACGGCATCCGCATTTACGTGCTGTATGATGAAATCGGTTCCCACAAACTCCCCCCCGGCTACATTTCCGCCCTGCGCAGGGCAGGAGTGAATATTGAGCCTTTCAACGGGAAACGCCATTTCCTGAGCAACATCCTGCGGCTGAACTTCCGCAACCACCGCAAGCTGGTGGTGGTGGACGGGACCACCGCCTTCATCGGCGGCATGAACATCGGGCGGGAGTATCTGGGCAAGGGGGCTCTGGGCTACTGGCGGGACACGTTTGTCCAGCTTGAGGGGCCTTCCGTCCAGCAGACGCAGATCAGCTTTCTGGAAGACTGGAACTGGGCCATGCTGAAATGCGGCCCCTCCTCCCTTCCCCGCCTCTGCTGGGAGATCACTCCCCAGCGGGAGGATGAAACCGTGCTCATCCTGCCCTCCGGCCCCGCAGACGTCATTCCCGCCTGGAAAACCGCGATCATCGCCCTGGCGAACAGAGCCCGGGAAAGGCTCTGGATCTCCACCCCCTATTTCGTTCCGGACGAAGGGGTCATGGCCGCCCTCCAGGCCGCCGCCCTGCGGAATGTGGACGTGCGCATCCTGCGCCCGGAGCGGGCGGATCATATCCTGGTGAAGCTCTCCTCCTTCACCTTCCTGCGGGATCTGGATACGTACGGCATCCAGGTCTGGGCCTACCAGAAGGGGTTCCTGCACCAGAAGGTGATCCTGATGGACGACGACATAGCCACCGTGGGCACCGCCAACCTGGACAACCGTTCCCTGGCCCTGAATTTTGAAATCACGGCCGTCCTCCATTCCCCCTCCGCCTGCGCGGAGGTGAAAGCCATGCTGGAGAAGGATTTTTCCTCCTCCAAAAGAGAATCCCTGGAGGATTACAACAACAAATCCCTGGGCTTCAAGATGCTCTGCAACCTGGCGCGGCTCATGGCTCCGGTCCAGTAG
- a CDS encoding thymidylate synthase, whose amino-acid sequence MKQYLALLEDVLTNGMGREDRTGTGTIGVFGRQSRYDLRDGFPCLTTKKLHLRSIIYELLWFLKGETNIKFLKDNGVSIWDEWADENGELGPVYGAQWRCWPGNDGKPIDQIARLIDGLKNNPWSRRHIVSAWNVALVNDMALPPCHSLFQFCVIPAQPGEEKHGLSLQLYQRSADLFLGVPFNIASYALLLLMVAQVCGYEAREFIHTFGDLHLYRNHLDQAREQLSRTPRPLPVMKLNPEVKTIDGFRYEDFELVGYDPLPHIKAPISV is encoded by the coding sequence ATGAAGCAGTATTTGGCACTTTTGGAGGATGTTCTGACCAACGGGATGGGGCGGGAAGACCGCACCGGAACGGGCACCATCGGCGTGTTCGGGCGGCAGAGCAGGTATGACCTGCGCGACGGATTCCCATGCCTGACCACCAAGAAGCTCCACCTGCGCTCCATCATTTACGAACTGCTCTGGTTCCTGAAAGGGGAGACCAACATCAAGTTCCTGAAAGACAACGGCGTCAGCATCTGGGATGAATGGGCTGACGAGAACGGGGAACTGGGGCCCGTATACGGCGCGCAATGGCGCTGCTGGCCGGGGAACGACGGCAAGCCCATTGACCAGATTGCCAGGCTGATTGACGGTCTTAAGAACAATCCGTGGTCCCGGCGCCACATCGTCAGCGCGTGGAACGTGGCCCTGGTGAATGACATGGCGCTCCCTCCGTGTCATTCCCTGTTCCAGTTTTGCGTGATTCCCGCCCAGCCGGGGGAAGAGAAGCACGGGCTTTCCCTCCAGCTTTACCAGCGCAGCGCGGACCTCTTCCTGGGGGTGCCGTTCAACATAGCCTCCTACGCTTTGCTTTTGCTCATGGTGGCGCAGGTATGCGGGTATGAGGCGCGGGAATTCATCCATACCTTCGGGGACCTGCACCTGTACCGGAACCATCTGGACCAGGCGCGGGAACAGCTCTCCCGCACGCCGCGCCCCCTGCCGGTCATGAAACTCAACCCGGAGGTGAAAACCATTGACGGGTTCCGGTATGAAGATTTTGAACTCGTGGGGTACGATCCCCTGCCGCACATCAAGGCGCCCATTTCCGTTTAA
- a CDS encoding dihydrofolate reductase — translation MSQPVTYTGVVAMAPGRGIGYRGTLPWHLPDDLKTFKRITTGHPVLMGRKTYESIGRPLPGRQNIVLTRDPAWTAEGVQVIHSVEELERLELMDPEVMVIGGAEIFSLMMPFMSRMWVSKVKEEYPADTFLPPFEDKLKHGSLKERFEGFDLFLYE, via the coding sequence ATGTCCCAGCCCGTCACCTACACAGGAGTGGTCGCCATGGCTCCCGGCCGCGGCATCGGCTACCGGGGAACTTTGCCCTGGCACCTGCCGGACGATCTCAAGACCTTCAAGCGCATCACGACGGGCCATCCCGTGCTGATGGGCCGCAAGACCTATGAGAGCATCGGTAGGCCCCTCCCCGGCAGGCAGAACATCGTGCTGACCCGTGACCCAGCCTGGACGGCGGAAGGGGTGCAGGTGATCCATTCCGTGGAGGAACTGGAACGTCTGGAACTGATGGACCCGGAGGTGATGGTCATCGGCGGGGCGGAAATCTTTTCCCTGATGATGCCGTTCATGTCCCGCATGTGGGTTTCCAAAGTGAAGGAGGAATATCCGGCGGACACCTTTCTCCCCCCGTTTGAGGACAAGCTGAAGCACGGTTCCCTGAAGGAACGGTTTGAAGGCTTTGACCTGTTTCTTTATGAGTGA
- a CDS encoding glycoside hydrolase N-terminal domain-containing protein, which translates to MKWILSSLIALVPTAIQVSAAPAPMEVTAREPAKIWTQGYGVGNGRLGALSYGEFPSEILVLNEESIFAKQPVKPREGAAEALKEARELCARGDYKKAEETFRKKIHMNQPVSGSYQQGGLLDVHWQDLPPSTSFSRKLDMKHGKARMDVRFSDGALKTELIAAPRTDCIAYRVTCSRPGGCTLTLTLRHPDKKSVITPSKDGWTLRGQGHNGGTRFENTVQVQVLDGKGSMDNGVFKADHCRELLVLSSTKTDYNSRKPDTPLKNDLEALNRNILEAASKAGWKKLEQETASYFSERMMRCQVDIGDTPAGIAGKTTPERIELVKQGGKDPDLVEQLFQFGRYCILANTRPGALPCGLQGLWNPELNAAWRGCFFLNINCQMNQWPTDVTGLGEYHRPFLDFVLSLQPSGEQFARFLKLDGFCFAHNVDCWKNTYFSGSAPESASSLMNGAWACAHLMDSYRFTGDREFLRKCLPLLESNARFIMSWFQKDKKGRYISGPATSPENVFRVQDETGKKVSLSISNGCSHDLLLGRESLRHYILACRELGVSTPTLARARQFLPRIPQPAIGKDGRIMEWQEPFEEAQKGHRHISHLYGLFPGNEWDVLNTPKYAAAVRASADYRRRFAGKSGIRTGWSTAWLINMYATLGCGNDAEERIYTLLKQYINPNLFDMHPPYQIDGNFGMTSGLAQCLVQSQIEQNGYRVILLAPALADSWAEGSATGLRTRGGLTVDLSWKNGRITAAATASRPGKFRFMHQGKKKDMVLKTGDKVHISFQPPYPNTAGK; encoded by the coding sequence ATGAAATGGATTCTGTCCAGCCTGATCGCCCTGGTTCCAACAGCCATCCAGGTCTCCGCCGCCCCGGCCCCCATGGAAGTCACGGCCCGGGAACCCGCGAAAATATGGACGCAGGGCTACGGCGTGGGCAACGGCAGGCTGGGAGCCCTCTCCTATGGAGAGTTTCCCTCGGAAATTCTCGTCCTCAATGAAGAAAGCATTTTTGCCAAGCAGCCGGTCAAACCCAGGGAGGGAGCCGCAGAAGCCCTGAAGGAGGCCAGGGAATTATGCGCCCGGGGGGATTATAAAAAGGCGGAAGAAACCTTCCGTAAAAAAATACACATGAACCAGCCCGTCTCCGGCAGTTACCAGCAGGGAGGGCTGCTTGATGTCCATTGGCAGGATCTCCCGCCTTCCACCTCTTTTTCCAGAAAGCTGGATATGAAGCATGGAAAGGCCCGGATGGACGTCCGTTTTTCGGACGGAGCGCTGAAGACGGAACTGATTGCCGCCCCGCGCACGGACTGCATCGCCTACCGCGTGACCTGCTCCCGGCCCGGCGGCTGCACCCTTACCCTCACCTTGCGCCACCCGGATAAAAAATCCGTCATCACCCCCTCCAAAGACGGCTGGACGCTCCGGGGCCAGGGGCATAACGGGGGAACCCGTTTTGAGAATACCGTCCAGGTGCAGGTTCTGGACGGGAAAGGCTCCATGGATAACGGCGTTTTCAAGGCGGACCATTGCAGAGAATTACTCGTTCTCTCCTCCACCAAGACAGATTACAACAGCCGGAAGCCGGATACACCCCTGAAAAACGATCTCGAAGCCCTTAACCGGAACATCCTGGAGGCAGCCTCCAAGGCCGGCTGGAAGAAGCTTGAACAGGAAACGGCCAGCTATTTTTCAGAACGCATGATGCGCTGCCAGGTGGACATCGGGGACACTCCCGCAGGAATTGCAGGGAAAACCACTCCCGAACGCATCGAACTGGTCAAGCAAGGAGGCAAAGACCCGGACCTGGTTGAACAGCTCTTCCAGTTCGGCCGCTACTGCATCCTCGCCAACACACGCCCCGGAGCATTGCCCTGCGGCTTGCAGGGGCTGTGGAATCCAGAGCTCAACGCCGCCTGGAGGGGGTGTTTCTTTCTGAACATCAACTGCCAGATGAACCAGTGGCCTACGGACGTCACCGGACTCGGGGAGTACCACCGCCCTTTCCTTGATTTTGTGCTGAGCCTCCAGCCTTCCGGGGAACAATTCGCCCGCTTTCTGAAACTTGACGGTTTTTGCTTTGCGCACAATGTGGACTGCTGGAAGAACACCTACTTTTCCGGCAGCGCCCCGGAATCCGCTTCCAGCCTGATGAACGGCGCATGGGCCTGCGCCCACCTGATGGACAGCTACCGATTTACGGGAGACAGGGAATTCCTGAGAAAATGCCTTCCCCTTCTGGAGTCCAATGCCCGGTTCATCATGTCCTGGTTCCAGAAGGACAAGAAGGGCCGCTACATTTCCGGCCCCGCCACCTCTCCGGAAAACGTCTTCAGAGTCCAGGACGAAACCGGAAAAAAAGTTTCCCTTTCCATCTCCAACGGATGTTCCCATGACCTTCTGCTGGGCCGGGAATCCCTGCGCCATTACATCCTTGCGTGCCGGGAGCTGGGAGTCAGCACGCCCACGCTGGCCAGAGCACGCCAGTTCCTGCCCCGTATCCCCCAGCCGGCCATCGGAAAAGACGGCCGCATCATGGAATGGCAGGAACCTTTTGAGGAAGCCCAGAAGGGGCACCGCCATATCAGCCATCTTTACGGCCTCTTTCCCGGCAATGAATGGGACGTTCTCAACACCCCCAAATATGCCGCCGCCGTCAGGGCGTCAGCCGACTACCGCCGCCGCTTTGCCGGAAAAAGCGGCATACGCACCGGCTGGAGCACGGCGTGGCTGATCAACATGTACGCCACGCTCGGCTGCGGCAACGACGCGGAGGAACGCATCTACACGCTGCTGAAGCAATACATTAATCCCAACCTGTTCGACATGCATCCGCCCTACCAGATTGACGGAAACTTCGGCATGACATCCGGCCTGGCCCAGTGCCTGGTTCAGAGCCAGATTGAGCAGAACGGCTACCGCGTGATCCTGCTTGCTCCGGCCTTGGCGGACTCATGGGCGGAGGGTTCCGCTACGGGGCTCCGTACCCGCGGGGGCCTTACCGTTGACCTGTCATGGAAAAACGGCCGCATCACGGCCGCAGCAACGGCCTCGCGCCCGGGTAAATTCCGTTTCATGCATCAGGGCAAGAAGAAGGACATGGTCCTGAAAACGGGAGACAAGGTACATATAAGCTTTCAACCGCCTTACCCGAACACGGCAGGGAAATGA